In one window of Fimbriimonadaceae bacterium DNA:
- a CDS encoding DinB family protein yields the protein MAYLDPLLKALDSAHWEMSEAFKGLPDTDVWRRPDPRLLSVGELAAHVAFGEAQTFLGDTEVESPLLVPDAAYYTANVGQPFTVPLGADALYQEVQRIHERCKAAFADHPHDSEEPCPNREGWTWGYAVEYQAFHVAYHVGQMFSVRHLLGHETPDN from the coding sequence ATGGCATATTTGGATCCTCTGTTGAAAGCTCTGGACTCGGCCCATTGGGAGATGAGCGAGGCGTTCAAGGGCCTGCCTGACACCGACGTCTGGCGCCGTCCCGATCCCCGGTTGCTGAGCGTCGGCGAGTTGGCCGCCCATGTGGCGTTCGGAGAGGCCCAGACCTTCCTCGGTGACACGGAGGTCGAAAGCCCGCTCCTCGTTCCGGACGCGGCTTACTACACCGCCAACGTCGGCCAGCCATTCACCGTGCCTTTGGGCGCCGACGCGCTCTACCAAGAGGTTCAGCGGATCCACGAACGGTGCAAGGCCGCCTTTGCAGACCATCCGCACGACTCCGAAGAGCCTTGCCCTAACCGCGAGGGTTGGACGTGGGGCTATGCAGTCGAGTACCAGGCGTTCCACGTGGCGTACCATGTCGGTCAGATGTTTTCCGTCCGGCACCTTCTGGGGCACGAGACGCCGGACAACTGA
- a CDS encoding YdeI/OmpD-associated family protein: MGSKKPKPASEAVETRVPEDLADALAAAPAAVAAWHSLTPIAQRDFISWINEAKQATTRQRRIERCCENLAAGKRRPCCYAVVPMDLYKALGSNPAAKATWGGLDSAERRDITDWIEQAEDREARKERIGRVCAMLADGEFRGPKSSNG, from the coding sequence ATGGGCAGCAAGAAACCCAAGCCGGCATCCGAGGCGGTCGAGACCCGAGTGCCGGAGGACCTCGCGGACGCGCTCGCGGCGGCGCCCGCAGCCGTGGCGGCGTGGCACAGCCTCACGCCCATCGCCCAGCGCGATTTCATTAGCTGGATCAACGAGGCCAAGCAGGCAACAACGCGCCAGCGCCGCATCGAAAGGTGCTGCGAGAACCTCGCGGCCGGCAAGCGGCGCCCGTGCTGCTACGCCGTGGTGCCAATGGACCTCTACAAGGCCCTCGGAAGCAACCCCGCGGCCAAGGCGACGTGGGGCGGTCTCGACTCCGCCGAGCGCCGCGACATCACGGATTGGATCGAGCAGGCCGAGGACCGAGAGGCGCGGAAGGAGCGGATCGGACGCGTCTGCGCGATGCTTGCCGACGGTGAATTCCGCGGCCCAAAAAGCTCGAACGGCTGA